A DNA window from Polynucleobacter sp. AP-Titi-500A-B4 contains the following coding sequences:
- a CDS encoding transporter, whose translation MRLYRLVLITLCIQPLAALAIDLQPNDIVAPLPGKNHAMISYLNTDNSTYYLNGSIPPNTLKYKSLQNPNISTQSAILRVSTSYTLSSLPAISYVQLPYGTIKPAGSLNQFPTITGASIGSDTGIGDTTFATAIWPYADREAKKYFGIAGYFTVPTGSYNSQRLTNMGENRYKSDIQMGYQQPIVENLDGMIAVDTMWFGGNGSCQASCLSTTPTTLNQKPLTTTQVGPIYKINQTYTVGASYFYVAGGATTVGNEYKNNVINTQRFLLSGLAYYPFGRISLQYGRDMEIKNGFVETRRLALRFTTEF comes from the coding sequence ATGCGTTTATATCGTCTAGTCCTCATCACACTCTGCATCCAGCCATTGGCTGCTTTGGCGATTGACTTACAGCCTAACGATATCGTTGCTCCGCTACCCGGCAAAAACCATGCAATGATTAGTTATCTCAATACGGATAACAGCACTTACTATCTCAATGGCTCAATCCCGCCAAATACTCTGAAATATAAATCCTTACAAAATCCTAATATCAGCACCCAAAGTGCCATCCTGCGGGTTAGTACTTCATATACCCTGAGTAGTTTACCCGCCATCTCGTATGTACAGTTACCCTATGGAACCATTAAGCCTGCTGGCTCACTCAATCAATTCCCAACTATTACCGGCGCCAGTATTGGCTCAGATACAGGTATTGGAGATACCACCTTTGCAACGGCAATTTGGCCTTATGCAGATAGGGAGGCTAAAAAGTATTTTGGTATAGCAGGCTATTTCACGGTGCCAACTGGCAGCTATAACAGTCAGCGCCTGACAAATATGGGTGAGAATCGCTATAAATCCGATATTCAAATGGGTTATCAACAACCTATTGTGGAAAATTTAGATGGCATGATCGCGGTAGACACCATGTGGTTTGGAGGCAATGGTTCATGTCAGGCCTCATGCCTCTCAACAACGCCAACAACCCTAAATCAAAAACCCCTAACAACCACACAAGTAGGCCCTATTTATAAAATTAATCAGACCTATACCGTGGGTGCTTCTTATTTTTATGTGGCGGGTGGAGCAACTACAGTTGGTAACGAATATAAAAATAATGTTATCAATACCCAACGATTCTTGCTGAGCGGCTTAGCGTACTATCCGTTTGGCAGGATCAGCCTGCAATATGGTCGGGATATGGAGATTAAGAACGGCTTTGTTGAAACACGCCGTCTTGCCCTGCGCTTCACCACTGAGTTCTAA
- a CDS encoding D-glycerate dehydrogenase, whose amino-acid sequence MNTPSNTTKKPKILVARAIFPEALAKLEESYEVRSNQEDRIFTPEELQKELSSVVGALVAGSERIDTNALANAKDLKIVANISVGYNNFDVPAITAAGVMATNTPDVLTDTTADFGFALLMATARRITESEHWVRAGHWDKWSIVNNPLGMDLHHSTVGIIGMGRIGQGIAKRALGFGMKVIYHNRSQLSEADEKSCGASYVSKEELLRTADHVVLVLPYTAESHHTIGAKEIALMKPTATLVNIARGGIVDDLALAQALKDKKIFAAGLDVFEGEPKVNPELLKLSNVVLAPHIASATEKTRRAMVDLAIDNLQAALDGKKPPSLINTEVFQK is encoded by the coding sequence ATGAATACACCGTCAAATACCACAAAAAAGCCAAAAATCTTGGTGGCTAGAGCCATATTTCCGGAGGCCTTGGCCAAATTAGAGGAATCCTATGAGGTTCGATCCAATCAGGAAGATCGCATATTTACCCCTGAAGAATTGCAAAAAGAGCTATCGAGCGTAGTAGGGGCATTGGTCGCTGGTAGTGAGCGAATCGATACCAATGCACTCGCTAATGCCAAAGACTTAAAAATTGTTGCCAATATCTCTGTGGGCTATAACAATTTTGATGTGCCGGCGATTACCGCCGCTGGAGTGATGGCGACCAACACGCCAGATGTGCTAACAGATACTACGGCTGACTTTGGATTTGCATTGCTGATGGCAACTGCTAGACGTATTACAGAGTCTGAGCACTGGGTGCGTGCTGGCCACTGGGATAAATGGTCGATTGTGAATAATCCACTAGGGATGGATTTGCATCACAGCACGGTTGGCATTATTGGGATGGGCCGCATTGGACAAGGCATTGCGAAGCGTGCGCTTGGTTTTGGAATGAAGGTGATTTATCACAATCGCAGTCAATTATCAGAGGCTGATGAAAAATCCTGTGGTGCAAGTTATGTTTCTAAAGAAGAATTACTGCGCACTGCTGATCATGTTGTATTGGTTCTGCCCTATACCGCTGAGAGTCACCATACCATCGGTGCCAAAGAAATTGCACTCATGAAACCTACTGCAACCCTTGTAAACATTGCGCGGGGTGGAATTGTGGATGATTTGGCTTTGGCTCAGGCGCTTAAAGATAAAAAGATTTTTGCTGCCGGCTTAGATGTCTTTGAGGGTGAGCCTAAAGTTAATCCAGAGTTATTAAAATTAAGCAATGTTGTTCTGGCTCCACATATTGCGAGTGCAACTGAGAAAACTCGTAGAGCAATGGTTGACCTAGCTATTGATAATTTACAGGCTGCTCTGGATGGCAAGAAGCCACCAAGCTTAATTAATACTGAGGTATTTCAAAAGTAA
- a CDS encoding xanthine dehydrogenase family protein molybdopterin-binding subunit: MTLENHSRREFIIKGTLVGGGLMLGVGALPEFAFAQAGQYDPNSPPKTGEAEVNAWVSIKPDDTVYIRIARSEMGQGTRTGLAQLVTEELECNWKNVKTQSATPGQSLARKRVWGEHGTGGSRGIRISEDYVRRGAAAARIMLVQAAANQWNVPVSELTVNKGVITHVPTGRKTTFGKVAELASTLTPPDPKSITLRDPRNWKVAGQPYARLDTANKVNGTKVYGADLQMPGMLSASVKSCPVFGGKLVSYDEAKIKNMRGVKGVVQINDSTLAVVADTWWRANTALSALPIVWDEGKSANVSQVDIDKMLRAGLDEQGDFWQRKVGDAPEAINGSAKKVEAVYYTPYRAHVTMEPMNATVKISGDRAEAWVPTQNGEGSLAALSEATGIPLANCEIYKLDSGCGLGRRGSTQDFTTFAAKVAMKYPGVPVKVLWSREEDMTHDYYHPIAMAKMTAGIDGSGNVTGMHIKVSGQSINATLAPTAIKNGKDERQLQGLYENGPDAQLGYTFPTLLTEYVMKNTHVPVGPWRGVNTNQNGIFMECFMDECAKAAGKDPVKFRQAVMQSHPKHLGVLNAAAQKANWDKPLPAGTFRGVAQFMGYASYSACVAEVSVDGNMVHVKRLVFALNSGHVVNPYLTREQIEGSVAMALGAIFNPEITVENGRIKQQNLDSYPMLKLASTPRIETVLVPTYDFWGGVGEPTICVVGPAVANAVSAAIGRPVRNFPLYKEGLSLA, encoded by the coding sequence ATGACACTAGAAAATCATTCACGTCGCGAATTTATTATCAAGGGCACCTTAGTTGGTGGTGGCTTGATGTTGGGAGTAGGTGCTTTGCCTGAATTTGCTTTTGCGCAGGCTGGTCAATACGATCCAAACTCTCCGCCCAAGACTGGCGAGGCTGAAGTCAACGCTTGGGTAAGCATCAAACCAGATGACACGGTGTATATCAGAATAGCGCGTTCAGAAATGGGTCAGGGCACGCGTACTGGCCTAGCGCAGCTCGTTACTGAAGAGTTGGAGTGCAATTGGAAGAATGTCAAAACCCAGTCTGCAACGCCTGGACAAAGTTTGGCTCGTAAAAGGGTGTGGGGCGAGCATGGAACGGGCGGTAGTCGTGGCATTCGTATCTCTGAAGACTATGTGCGCCGTGGTGCAGCCGCAGCTCGCATCATGCTAGTACAAGCTGCCGCAAATCAGTGGAATGTTCCCGTCAGCGAATTGACAGTCAACAAGGGTGTGATTACCCATGTGCCGACAGGTCGTAAAACTACCTTCGGCAAAGTTGCTGAACTGGCATCCACCCTAACTCCGCCAGATCCTAAATCAATCACCTTAAGAGATCCTCGTAACTGGAAGGTTGCTGGTCAGCCTTATGCGCGCTTAGATACCGCCAATAAAGTAAATGGTACTAAAGTGTATGGCGCAGATTTACAAATGCCAGGTATGTTGAGCGCATCAGTGAAGTCTTGCCCTGTATTCGGCGGCAAGCTAGTCAGTTATGACGAAGCGAAGATCAAAAATATGCGCGGTGTTAAAGGTGTGGTTCAAATTAATGACAGTACGCTTGCGGTGGTTGCGGACACTTGGTGGCGTGCCAATACTGCTTTAAGTGCTTTACCAATCGTGTGGGATGAAGGTAAGAGCGCTAACGTTTCCCAGGTTGATATCGATAAGATGCTGCGTGCGGGCTTAGATGAGCAAGGCGACTTCTGGCAGCGTAAGGTGGGCGATGCGCCTGAGGCCATTAATGGCTCGGCTAAAAAAGTAGAAGCTGTTTATTACACACCGTATCGCGCTCACGTCACGATGGAGCCTATGAATGCCACCGTCAAAATTAGTGGCGATCGTGCTGAGGCTTGGGTGCCTACACAAAATGGCGAAGGATCGTTAGCGGCATTATCAGAAGCAACAGGAATTCCGCTAGCCAATTGTGAAATCTATAAATTGGACTCTGGCTGTGGTTTAGGTCGTCGTGGCTCTACTCAAGACTTCACCACTTTTGCCGCTAAGGTCGCCATGAAATACCCAGGTGTACCTGTAAAAGTGCTCTGGAGTCGTGAAGAAGATATGACGCATGACTATTACCATCCAATCGCTATGGCAAAAATGACTGCAGGTATTGATGGCAGTGGCAATGTGACGGGGATGCACATCAAAGTCTCGGGTCAATCTATTAATGCCACACTTGCGCCAACAGCCATTAAAAACGGTAAGGACGAGCGGCAGCTTCAAGGTTTGTATGAAAACGGCCCTGATGCTCAGTTAGGCTATACATTCCCAACCTTATTGACTGAATACGTCATGAAGAATACGCATGTGCCCGTGGGTCCATGGCGTGGTGTGAATACCAATCAGAATGGTATTTTCATGGAATGTTTTATGGATGAGTGTGCCAAAGCGGCTGGCAAGGATCCGGTGAAATTTAGGCAGGCCGTGATGCAAAGTCATCCTAAGCATTTGGGTGTGCTCAATGCTGCTGCTCAGAAAGCCAATTGGGATAAACCACTTCCAGCAGGCACCTTTCGCGGGGTAGCGCAATTCATGGGCTATGCCAGTTACTCTGCTTGTGTTGCTGAGGTCTCGGTTGATGGCAATATGGTTCACGTCAAGCGCTTAGTTTTTGCTTTGAACTCTGGCCATGTTGTTAACCCTTACTTAACGCGTGAGCAAATTGAAGGATCTGTAGCCATGGCTTTGGGTGCTATCTTCAATCCAGAGATCACGGTTGAAAATGGACGTATCAAGCAACAGAATTTGGATTCTTATCCAATGCTGAAGTTAGCCTCTACACCCAGAATTGAAACGGTGCTAGTGCCAACTTATGATTTCTGGGGTGGAGTGGGTGAGCCAACGATTTGTGTAGTTGGCCCAGCAGTTGCAAATGCCGTATCTGCAGCAATTGGTAGGCCTGTTCGTAACTTCCCGCTTTATAAAGAAGGTTTGAGCTTGGCATAA
- a CDS encoding SOS response-associated peptidase translates to MCVQYLTTTNIDWVKTHFDLDLPVSTAHDVFPTYPGSIVLKSHNTQRTAIGPARFGLMPSWAKDEDFGRKTYNARSETVSEKPSYKHAWSKRHYALALADAFYEPCYESGKAVRTKIQQANHEPMAIASIWDTWTEPETGELIVSFSMLTIAAGKHPLMNRCHKPEDEKRTVVPLRPELFNDWLNATPDTAQSLLNLESIPELVFSE, encoded by the coding sequence ATGTGCGTTCAATACCTCACAACCACCAATATCGATTGGGTCAAGACACATTTTGACCTTGATCTACCAGTCTCAACTGCGCATGACGTCTTTCCGACCTACCCTGGAAGCATTGTTTTAAAAAGTCACAACACCCAGCGTACCGCCATTGGGCCAGCGCGCTTTGGATTAATGCCCTCTTGGGCAAAAGATGAAGACTTTGGCAGAAAGACCTATAACGCGAGATCAGAAACCGTTAGTGAGAAACCTTCTTATAAGCACGCATGGTCAAAACGTCATTACGCATTAGCTTTAGCAGATGCATTTTATGAACCCTGCTATGAATCCGGTAAAGCTGTACGCACCAAGATTCAACAAGCGAATCATGAGCCTATGGCAATCGCCTCTATCTGGGATACCTGGACCGAGCCAGAAACGGGCGAATTGATTGTATCTTTCTCTATGCTGACGATTGCGGCAGGCAAGCATCCCCTCATGAATCGCTGCCACAAGCCTGAAGATGAGAAACGCACGGTCGTACCCTTGCGACCTGAGCTATTCAATGATTGGTTAAATGCCACCCCCGATACAGCGCAATCACTTTTAAATCTTGAATCCATTCCTGAACTTGTTTTCTCTGAATAA
- the fdxA gene encoding ferredoxin FdxA, with product MTYVVTESCIRCKYTDCVDVCPVDCFREGPNFLVIDPDECIDCAVCVPECPVNAIYAEDDVPGDQQAFIKLNAELSPSWTSITKSKGALPDAEEWKDVKNKLDQLVK from the coding sequence ATGACTTACGTTGTTACCGAATCCTGCATCCGTTGCAAATACACCGACTGTGTTGATGTTTGTCCAGTTGACTGCTTTCGCGAAGGCCCTAATTTTCTGGTGATTGATCCGGATGAGTGCATTGACTGCGCAGTCTGCGTTCCTGAGTGCCCAGTAAATGCTATTTATGCAGAAGATGATGTGCCTGGAGATCAACAAGCATTTATTAAACTCAATGCTGAGCTTTCTCCTTCATGGACGTCCATTACCAAATCTAAAGGCGCTCTTCCAGATGCTGAAGAATGGAAAGACGTCAAAAACAAACTTGATCAATTAGTAAAGTAA
- a CDS encoding 4a-hydroxytetrahydrobiopterin dehydratase: protein MSYQALPKDFDLKRVIPLWTLEPSGIQIRREFVFKDFQQAFAFMTLCAQYAEEIDHHPDWMNTWNKVVVHLSTHSAKALTELDIQMAKTMDAFALQVES from the coding sequence ATGAGCTATCAGGCTTTACCAAAAGACTTTGATCTAAAGAGAGTAATTCCGCTTTGGACTCTTGAGCCTTCGGGTATTCAAATTCGGCGGGAGTTTGTTTTTAAAGACTTCCAGCAGGCGTTTGCCTTCATGACCTTATGTGCCCAATACGCCGAAGAAATTGATCATCATCCAGATTGGATGAATACTTGGAATAAGGTTGTCGTGCATCTGAGCACGCACTCAGCAAAAGCCTTGACTGAGTTAGATATACAAATGGCAAAAACAATGGATGCTTTTGCCTTGCAAGTGGAGTCTTAA
- a CDS encoding NAD(P)/FAD-dependent oxidoreductase — protein sequence MYSPTEADAVIIGAGPVGLFQVFELGLLDIKTHVIDSLPEIGGQCIELYPDKPIYDIPAIPVCTGRELTNNLLKQIEPFKPQFHLGQEVTQLEKQADGRLLISTSQNQSFLAKTVFIAAGVGAFQPRLLNLEGIDTFVGKQVFYHVKNPEQFEGKRVVICGGGDSALDWTLFFADKGASVTLIHRRDDFKAAPQSIAKMRELCASGKIELLIGQITSYETKENQLSDVIVTDIDGNSKQLGLDALLIFFGLSPKLGPIAEWGLDIDRKQIAVDTEKFQTSIPGIYAVGDINIYPGKKKLILSGFHEAALAAFAAAAYLNPDKQIQLQYTTTSPKLHRALGVTVPTSE from the coding sequence TTGTACTCACCCACAGAAGCTGACGCAGTCATTATTGGCGCCGGTCCTGTGGGCCTCTTCCAAGTATTCGAACTTGGACTCCTTGATATCAAAACTCATGTCATTGATTCACTGCCAGAAATTGGTGGGCAATGCATTGAACTCTACCCCGATAAACCGATCTACGATATTCCTGCAATACCAGTCTGTACTGGGCGCGAACTCACCAATAACCTTCTCAAGCAAATTGAGCCCTTTAAACCTCAGTTTCATTTAGGTCAAGAAGTCACTCAACTAGAAAAACAAGCAGATGGGCGCTTGTTAATTAGCACCTCACAAAATCAGTCCTTTCTAGCGAAGACCGTCTTTATTGCTGCTGGGGTAGGCGCCTTTCAGCCTAGACTCCTAAACCTTGAAGGTATTGATACCTTCGTGGGTAAGCAGGTTTTTTATCACGTCAAAAATCCCGAGCAGTTTGAAGGTAAACGAGTCGTCATTTGCGGTGGCGGGGATTCTGCGCTCGATTGGACACTCTTCTTTGCTGATAAAGGAGCAAGCGTCACCCTTATTCATCGTCGCGATGACTTCAAGGCGGCGCCCCAATCCATTGCCAAGATGCGCGAACTATGTGCCTCGGGAAAAATTGAATTACTCATCGGCCAAATTACTAGCTACGAAACTAAAGAGAATCAATTAAGCGATGTCATTGTTACCGACATCGACGGCAACTCGAAGCAACTAGGCCTGGATGCTCTATTAATATTCTTTGGACTATCCCCAAAGTTAGGCCCCATTGCAGAATGGGGTTTAGATATCGATCGCAAACAAATTGCTGTTGATACCGAGAAGTTTCAAACCAGCATTCCAGGTATTTATGCAGTTGGTGACATTAATATCTACCCCGGAAAGAAGAAACTGATTTTGTCGGGCTTTCATGAAGCGGCTCTAGCTGCGTTTGCTGCTGCTGCCTACCTAAATCCTGATAAGCAAATCCAGTTGCAATACACGACTACCTCCCCTAAGCTCCATAGGGCACTTGGGGTAACCGTACCCACCTCCGAGTAA
- a CDS encoding peptidyl-prolyl cis-trans isomerase, with protein sequence MNSLLHRLKPLSVRLISASILTVALCGSVYAQQSGLPINAAASVNGAIITNDMVEQGIKVALSQGQKDSAELRRAVIEKFIEVLLLSQQAEKDGLANSEKANSQLMMIRQNYLADLELSTFMAQNPISEADIQAEYNKQVASLGPQGMIVEYKISDIAVATEADAQAALNRIKKGEAFDKVAKSVSLAPNKVQGGAAGWVQPGQVPPQISAVLVNLGKGQTSAPIQLQQGWYLVRLEDKKSSKPPAFEQAKPAIRAGLAQKKQFEFISGIAKNSKIVVQ encoded by the coding sequence ATGAACTCCCTTTTACATCGACTAAAACCACTATCAGTCCGTTTGATTTCTGCCAGTATTTTGACTGTTGCTTTGTGTGGCTCTGTATATGCTCAGCAAAGTGGCCTGCCAATTAATGCAGCAGCTTCAGTAAACGGCGCCATCATCACAAACGATATGGTGGAGCAAGGCATTAAGGTGGCTCTTTCACAGGGGCAAAAAGATTCTGCAGAGTTACGTAGAGCCGTGATAGAAAAGTTCATCGAGGTTTTGCTTTTATCTCAACAGGCTGAAAAAGATGGCTTAGCCAATTCTGAAAAAGCAAACTCTCAGTTAATGATGATTCGTCAAAATTATTTGGCAGATCTAGAGCTCTCTACATTCATGGCGCAAAATCCCATCAGCGAAGCTGATATTCAGGCAGAGTACAACAAGCAAGTTGCCTCACTCGGTCCTCAAGGCATGATCGTGGAGTACAAGATTAGTGATATTGCAGTTGCTACAGAAGCAGATGCACAAGCAGCCTTGAATCGCATCAAGAAGGGCGAGGCTTTTGATAAGGTGGCAAAAAGTGTTTCATTGGCGCCGAATAAAGTACAAGGCGGTGCTGCTGGCTGGGTTCAGCCTGGGCAGGTGCCTCCGCAAATATCTGCTGTCTTAGTCAATCTTGGCAAAGGACAAACATCTGCCCCAATTCAACTGCAGCAAGGTTGGTACTTGGTGAGATTAGAAGATAAAAAGTCTAGCAAGCCACCCGCCTTTGAGCAGGCTAAACCAGCAATTCGTGCAGGTTTAGCGCAGAAGAAACAATTTGAATTCATCTCCGGCATTGCTAAGAACTCAAAAATTGTGGTTCAGTAA
- a CDS encoding dihydrofolate reductase, translated as MTQPAISMIVARSRNHVIGRDNQMPWKISADLQFFKRVTMGHPVIMGRKTWESIGRPLPGRRNIVVSRNTSYEPTGGELAGSLDEALNQLSGAPRVFVIGGEQLFKQAFDKADRLYITEIDIDIEGGDTFFEVPNESDWKEVERTPGSENDIQFNFVTLERK; from the coding sequence ATGACACAACCTGCCATCTCGATGATTGTTGCGCGCTCACGAAATCACGTGATTGGTCGCGACAATCAAATGCCCTGGAAAATCTCAGCTGATCTGCAGTTCTTCAAGCGCGTGACCATGGGACACCCTGTCATCATGGGTCGTAAGACTTGGGAATCCATTGGCCGCCCACTTCCAGGCCGACGCAATATTGTTGTGAGCCGAAATACTAGCTACGAACCAACTGGTGGGGAATTGGCTGGCTCCTTAGACGAAGCACTCAATCAATTAAGCGGGGCACCGAGAGTCTTTGTGATTGGCGGTGAACAATTATTCAAACAAGCATTTGATAAAGCGGATCGCTTGTATATCACTGAGATCGATATAGATATAGAGGGTGGTGACACCTTCTTCGAAGTGCCCAATGAATCAGACTGGAAGGAAGTAGAACGCACCCCTGGATCTGAAAACGATATTCAATTCAACTTTGTGACACTTGAGCGCAAATAA
- the msrQ gene encoding protein-methionine-sulfoxide reductase heme-binding subunit MsrQ has protein sequence MKYFKSILFLASLIPLGRLVWLAYTDDLGANPIEFITRSTGTWALVFLCVTLAMTPLRLMTGSSIWIKMRRMFGLFCFFYASIHFCIWFFLDQSLDLQAMIHDVLKRPFITMGFLSLVLLIPLAVTSTAWAVKKLGRRWSLLHKLIYVIACTAIAHYWWHKAGKNDLQTVSIYAGVIALLLLMRLTPIRERLRFK, from the coding sequence ATGAAGTATTTTAAAAGCATCTTATTTCTTGCTTCCCTTATTCCCTTGGGTCGATTGGTCTGGCTTGCATACACAGATGACTTAGGTGCTAATCCTATTGAATTTATTACCAGATCCACCGGTACTTGGGCTTTGGTGTTTTTGTGTGTCACCTTAGCAATGACACCCTTACGCCTGATGACAGGCTCTAGCATTTGGATCAAGATGCGTCGCATGTTTGGATTGTTCTGCTTTTTCTACGCCAGCATTCATTTCTGCATTTGGTTTTTCTTGGATCAAAGTCTCGATTTACAGGCGATGATCCATGATGTTCTCAAGCGGCCATTTATTACCATGGGATTTTTGAGTCTAGTTTTGTTAATTCCCTTGGCAGTGACCTCAACTGCATGGGCTGTAAAAAAGCTAGGTCGCCGTTGGTCTTTACTGCACAAATTAATTTATGTAATTGCTTGTACAGCAATAGCTCATTATTGGTGGCATAAGGCCGGTAAGAATGATTTGCAAACAGTCTCGATCTATGCCGGAGTGATTGCTTTACTTCTGCTAATGCGACTTACACCGATACGTGAGCGCCTGCGGTTTAAATAA
- a CDS encoding (2Fe-2S)-binding protein, which yields MQLNINGQTQNIDVEPNMPLLWAIREVVGLTGTKYGCGVAQCGACTVYMNGEPVRSCSIPVSAVGAAKITTIESLSKDNTHPVQKAWIALDVPQCGYCQSGQVMAAAALLKRIPKPTDADIDNAMSNICRCGTYQKIRDGIHVASGQKKLADVLAQYQASPATRG from the coding sequence ATGCAGTTAAATATCAATGGACAAACCCAGAATATCGACGTAGAGCCTAATATGCCCTTGCTGTGGGCAATCCGAGAGGTCGTAGGGCTGACAGGTACAAAGTATGGTTGTGGAGTCGCTCAGTGTGGCGCCTGCACTGTCTATATGAATGGTGAACCTGTGCGTTCATGTTCGATTCCCGTATCTGCTGTTGGTGCTGCCAAGATCACAACCATTGAATCTCTCTCCAAAGACAATACTCATCCAGTTCAAAAAGCCTGGATTGCACTGGATGTTCCACAATGTGGATATTGCCAGTCTGGCCAAGTCATGGCAGCTGCAGCGCTACTGAAGAGAATTCCAAAACCTACGGATGCAGATATCGATAACGCAATGTCCAATATTTGCCGTTGTGGTACCTATCAAAAAATCCGAGATGGTATTCATGTCGCCTCTGGTCAGAAAAAACTAGCAGATGTGTTGGCGCAATACCAAGCCTCTCCTGCGACTCGTGGTTAA
- a CDS encoding pseudouridine synthase produces the protein MAKPISLEKILFSQGFGTRRYCADLVYADLVKVNCVMAEDPEERISTEGLILNVEGKDWEYHEKAYIAFHKPPNYECSHKTTHHPSVYSLLPAPFVERGLQCVGRLDYDTTGLLLISDDGQFIHKMTTPKKNIGKVYEITTPETITQSQIEHLMNGVMLDDDPKPCYATACKQLSDHLLAMTIVEGRYHQVKRMMAAVGNHVAKLHRTEIGAYVMPADLAEGQWRWLYAEDLKRLSQSVETK, from the coding sequence ATGGCAAAACCGATTTCCCTTGAAAAGATCCTCTTTAGCCAAGGTTTTGGCACGCGGCGCTATTGCGCTGACTTGGTCTATGCTGACCTCGTGAAGGTCAACTGCGTGATGGCAGAAGATCCCGAGGAACGTATTTCTACTGAAGGTCTCATACTGAATGTAGAGGGCAAGGACTGGGAGTATCACGAAAAAGCGTATATCGCTTTTCATAAGCCACCCAATTATGAGTGCTCTCATAAGACTACTCATCACCCCAGCGTCTATAGTTTATTGCCAGCCCCTTTTGTTGAGCGAGGTCTGCAATGTGTAGGGCGCCTAGACTATGACACGACAGGTTTGTTATTAATCTCTGATGATGGTCAGTTCATTCATAAAATGACGACACCCAAAAAGAATATTGGCAAAGTGTATGAGATCACAACTCCAGAGACGATTACACAATCTCAAATAGAGCATCTGATGAATGGTGTAATGTTGGATGATGATCCAAAACCATGCTACGCGACTGCATGCAAGCAACTGTCTGATCATCTCTTAGCAATGACGATTGTGGAAGGTCGCTATCATCAGGTAAAACGCATGATGGCTGCTGTGGGTAATCATGTTGCCAAGTTACATCGGACTGAAATCGGCGCATATGTCATGCCTGCAGATCTTGCTGAAGGTCAATGGCGCTGGTTGTATGCAGAGGATTTAAAGCGCCTATCGCAAAGTGTGGAGACTAAATGA
- a CDS encoding thymidylate synthase, whose amino-acid sequence MRQYHDLMKEVLAKGVQKSDRTGTGTISVFGHQMRFNLAEGFPMVTTKKLHLKSIIYELLWFLKGSTDNNWLKDRGVSIWNEWAAPDGDLGPIYGYQWRSWPAPNGQHIDQITEVVETIKKNPDSRRIIVSAWNVADIPRMALAPCHAFFQFYVADGKLSCQLYQRSADIFLGVPFNIASYALLTHMMAQQCNLEVGDFIWTGGDCHLYSNHLEQVDLQLSRDFFPLPKLNILRKPDSIFDYEFEDFEIVGYESHPHIKAPVAV is encoded by the coding sequence ATGCGCCAATATCACGATCTCATGAAAGAAGTCCTTGCCAAGGGCGTCCAGAAGTCCGATAGAACTGGTACCGGCACGATCTCGGTATTTGGACACCAGATGCGCTTTAATCTGGCTGAAGGCTTTCCCATGGTCACCACCAAGAAGCTACATCTCAAATCCATCATTTATGAATTACTGTGGTTCCTCAAAGGTAGCACTGATAACAATTGGCTTAAAGACCGTGGCGTATCCATTTGGAATGAATGGGCAGCTCCGGATGGTGACCTAGGTCCTATCTATGGCTACCAATGGCGTTCTTGGCCAGCACCGAATGGTCAACACATCGATCAAATTACTGAAGTTGTTGAGACCATCAAAAAGAATCCCGACTCACGACGCATTATTGTTTCCGCGTGGAACGTAGCAGATATTCCGCGGATGGCTTTAGCGCCTTGCCATGCTTTCTTTCAGTTTTATGTAGCAGATGGCAAGCTGTCCTGCCAACTCTACCAACGCAGTGCTGATATTTTCTTAGGGGTTCCTTTTAATATCGCCAGCTATGCCTTGTTGACTCACATGATGGCGCAGCAATGCAATTTAGAGGTTGGTGACTTTATTTGGACCGGTGGGGATTGCCATTTATATAGCAACCATTTAGAGCAAGTAGATCTTCAACTTTCCAGAGACTTCTTCCCATTGCCTAAGCTGAATATCTTGCGCAAACCAGATTCCATCTTCGATTATGAATTCGAGGATTTTGAGATTGTTGGCTATGAGTCACATCCCCACATTAAAGCTCCTGTAGCCGTTTAA